In the Halorussus salinus genome, CTACCTCGCGCCGCAGGCCCGCGGCCGGACGTGGTATCCCCACTCGTTCCTCGAAGCCATCGAGCAGAACGAACCCAGTCTCTCGTCGGCGCTGGACTTTCTGGCTCGGGTCCGCCAGCGCGTCCTCGACGCCGGAATCCCGGCCGACCGCCTCTGCTTCGTCGGGTTCTCGCAGGGTGCCTGTCTGTCCAGCGAGTTCGTCGCCCGGAACCCCGAGCGATACGGCGGGCTGGCGGTCCTGAGCGGCGGCCTGATTGGGCCGGATGGAACTCCTCGGGACTACGACGGCGACTTGGAGGAGACCCCGGTATTTTTGGGATGCGGCGACCGCGACCCTCACATCCCGGTCGAGCGCGTCCACGAGACCCGCGACGTGCTGGCGGAGTTGGGCGGCGACGTGACCGAGCGCATCTACGAGGGGATGAGCCACGGCATCAATCAGGAGGAGATGGCGTACGTCCGGAATCTGGTCGAAGACGCGACTTCTGACGAGTGAACTGCCGGATTTTTGACTGGGATGTTTTTCGGCGTAGGATTCCGACGAGTCACGTAGAAGTATACGTGACGAACAGGTCGCTAGCTTCGGGCTTGAGCCTATCATACCGCCACTGCACAGCACCGCAACAACCTCACACCTCCCCAGCCTCCTGCGCTTCTCGGCCGACGGCCTGCGATGCTCGTCCCTCACGCGGTTGGCGCGGCCACTTCGGGCCGCGCCAGCACGCGCCGAGGAGACGGTGAAACAAGCGCGCCGGGACGGAATACCCGGATTCGGGCCAACAGTCGAAATACTGATTGAAACGCTCTAATACGGGTATTCCCGCGTCTCTTCCTGCACCGAAATCCAGCGCGTCTCGGTCAGTTCATCGACTATCCACTCGCCGTTGTACCGGCCGACGCCGGACGCGTTCACGCCGCCGAAGGCCACGTGCGGCTCATCGTTCAGCGGTTGGTCGTTGACGTGGACCATCCCCGTGTCGAGTCGCCGGGCGATGTCGATGGCGCGGTCGGTGTTCTCGCAGTGGACCGACCCCGAGAGGCCGTACTCGGTGTCGTTGGCCAGTTCGATTGCCTCGTCGTCGTCCGCGAACGGAATCACCGGGGCGACCGGACCGAAGTGTTCCTCCGCGGCGATGGGCATGTCGTTGGTGACGCCCGAGAGGACGGTCGGCTCCACGAACCAGTCGTCAAACTCGCCGCCAGCCTCGACTTTCGCGCCTCGCTCGACCGACCGCTCCACGAGGTCGGTGATGGTCTCGAACTGCGACTCGTTCTGGACCGGCCCGACGAGGACGCCCTCCTCGCGCGGGTCGCCGACCGGCAGATTCGCGGCGCGCTCGGCCAGTCGCTCGACGTACTCGTCGTACAGCGATTCGTGGACCAGATGGCGATTGATGGAGATGCACTCCTGTCCCTGATGGGTGAACGACCCGAAGACCCCGCCGTCCACTGCTCGGTCCAAGTCCGCGTCCGCGGTCACGACGTGGGCGTTGTTCCCGCCGAGTTCCAGCGCCGGGAGCGACAACTCCTCGGCCGCCGTCGCGCCGACCTTCCGCCCGACCTCGGTCGAACCCGTGAAGGAGACGACCGACGCCGCGGGGTGGCCCGCGACCGTCTCGCCGATTGCAGACCCCTCGCCCGTCACGACGTTCAGCACGCCGTCGGGGAGTCCGGCCTCCTCGAAGAGGCTGGCCAGCGCCAATCCGCCGACGATTGCGGTGTGCGTCGAGGGCTTGAGGACCACCGCGTTCCCGAGCGCGAGGGCTGGCGCGACCGCCCGCATCGAGAGGTACAGCGGGAAGTTCCACGGCGAGATGACGCCGACCACTCCGGCGGGTTCCCGGAAGACGAGGTTGCGCTTGCCCTCGACGTTCGAGTCGTACTCGTCGGTGTCGGTCGGGTCGGCGGCGTCCGCCACGTCCTCGGCGACCGCCATCGTCGCCTTCGTCAGGTCGAGTTCGATTTCGGCCTTCAGTCTGGCCCCGCCGCACTCGACAGCGAACAGGTGCGCGAACTCGTCGTGGTACGCCGCGACGAGTTCCCGCGCGTCGGCGACCACCGATGCGCGCTCCTCGGGCGTCCGGTCGGCCCACGCCTCCTGTGCCGACTCGGCGGCCGCGTACGCCGCGTCCACGTCTTCGTCGGTCCCGGCCGGAACCGTCCCGACCGCCGCCCTCCTCGTCGGGTCCACCACGTCGAGTCCCGAGCGGTCGCCCTGCGCGCGCCACTCGCCGTCCACGTAGACGGCGTTCCACCCCTCGGACGGTGCGAACCCGAGTTCGTCGAGGTCCCGAGGAGTCCCGTCGCCCGCGTCCGTCTCGGGGGTCGCGGCGCTCTCGGCGTCGGTCGGTGACTGGCGTTCGCTTGCCATGACAAGACGTACCACTACAACTGACTTAATATTTCCTCTAGAATAAATAAGAAATAGTATGGTGGGGGCGGAACGAACGCCTCGGACGGCTCACTCGCCGCCCTGCGCCCCGAACTCGTCAAGCGTCGTGCGCTGGCCGGGCGACCGGACCTCGCTGACGAGCGCGCCGTCGGTCTCCAGTCCGAGGACCGACTCGGCGGCGTGGCCGACCGCGTCGGTGTCCTCCTCGGGCGCGTAGACGCCGAGACGCCACTGTTCGCGCTGGACCTGCCGGAGCGCGGAGACGAGCGCGGACTGCTGGCCGAGGCGTCGAATCTCGCCGTTGACGATGACCCGCGTCGAGGACTCGGTCATGCTCGGCCGCCCCAGCACGTCGATGATGACCGACTCGGGTTCGACGCCCGCGTCGGCCGCAATGTCCGCCTCGAATCGCTCGATGTCGTCGTGGTCGGCGTCGATGACCGCGTCGGGCACGTCGGCCATCTCGGCCCAGACCGCCCGCTTGTAGAGGTCCCGCGCGCCGAGTCGCCGGGCGAACTCCTCGGTCGGGTCGCTCCTGCGGAGCGCCGCGAAGAAGTCGTGGTCGTCCATCCGGCGGAGTTCGTCCGCGGAAATCTCGGTCTCGGCGATGAGGCGTTCGCTCGCGCGCTGGAGCATCCCCCGACAGATGCGCGTGACGTGGTGGTTGTAGACGGTCGGATTCATCAGCGCGCGGGCCAGAAGCAGGCTCTCGGCGGTCGGGACGTTGCCCTCCGCCAGCACGAGTTCGCCGTCGATGAGCGTGAGTTCCCGGACTAGTCGGGAGTGGTCGATGGTGCCGTACGGAACCCCGGTGTGGTGGGCGTCCCGCACGAGGTAGTCCATCCGGTCCACGTCGAGTTCGCCCGAGACCAACTGGCCGAGTTTCCCCTCGCCAGCGATGAGGTCGGCCACGGTGTCGGGGTTGTGCCCGTGGTCCCGAAGCACGTCGCCGACCTCGTTGTTCGCCAGCAGGTCGTGAACGTCGTCGTGGTACTTGCCGGTGTGGCGGTGGATTACCTCCTCGATGGTGTGGCTGTAGGGCGCGTGGCCCACGTCGTGGAGGATGGCCGCGGCGCGGACGCGCTCGGCCTGCCTGCCCTGAATCCCGAGGTGGTCGAGTCCTTCGCACGCCAGATGATAGACGCCGAGGCTGTGTTCGAATCGCGTGTGGTTCGCGGAGGGGTAGACGAGATGCGCCGGACCCAACTGCTTGATGTGCCTGAGTCGCTGGACCGCTGGCGTGTCGAACAAGGCGCGAGCGACGCCCTCGACCTCGATGTGGTCGTGAACGCTGTCCTTGATGGTCTTCATGTTACAGGATTGTCCGCCTTCGTATAAAAACCGCCGGGAGTGGAGTGGCCGAGAATCGGGGCCGTCGAGGCGTCACTCTTCTTTCTCGCTCCGTTATCCCGACCGTCGAGGAGACCGATTACTGGAAAAACGGCTAGCGCAGACGTTTTAACTACTCGTTGAGAATCGGACAGAATAGTCGTGATCGGATTCAACGGAGACGAGCCAAATCGGTGGCAGGTCCGTCTGTTGAGTATCCCGGCGTTCAACCTGCTCTGGTCGTTCGCTTCGATGGAGGCGTCCGGGTCGGCTTTCCCGTTCGGTCTCTCCACGTGGGGCGTCCTCCTCGGCGCGTCGGTAGTGATTCTGACGCCGGTGTTCTATCACGCGCTGTATCGCGACATCGAAGTCGTCGGCCGCGGCGACTCGCGGTGGGCACCGGACTGGAGACTCTGGGTCGGCGGCGGCACGCTCGTCTCGCTCGCGTCGCTGGTAGTCTTCCTGAATCCGCTCGTCCACTACGTCGCCGCAGTGTACCTGTTCCAGCGGTCTCGGAAGGGTTCCGTACAGGAGTTCGCTGGCGACATCGAACCGTGAGCGTTCTCGCCAGTCGAAACGCTCCACCGCGAGACAGCACAAGCGTTTACCTCTCGGAACACGCAGGTCGGCACATGACGACGTTTCTCTCCGGGGGCACCGGGACCCCCAAACTGCTCGCTGGAGCCGAGTCGGTCTTCGACCCGGCCGAGACCACCGTCGTCGCCAACACGGGCGACGACGTGGAGTTGGGCGGCCTGCTGGTCTGTCCCGACGTGGACACCGTCCTCTTCGAGCAGGGCGACCTCCTCGATTTGGAGACGTGGTGGGGCATCGCCGACGACACCACCGAGACCCACGCAGAGCTACACGATATCGCAGAAGCCGCCGACCTCGCCAAGGGACCGCGCTACCTGTCCGACGAGGCCCAGACCGCGGGTCGCCACCTCGCGAACTGGCGGCGCTTCTCGGGCGTCGCGGAGTTCATGGAGTTGGGCGACCGGGACCGCGCGGTCCACGTGACCCGGACCAGCCTGCTGGACGAGGGCTACAGTCTGACCGAGGTCACGCGGCTCCTCGCGGACGCCTTCGACGCGCCCGTGGACGTGGTGCCGATGAGCGACGACCCCGTGGCCTCCATCGTCCACACGCCCGAGGAGAGCGACGAGTACGCCGACGAGATGCACTTTCAGGAGTTCTGGGTCGCCCACCGCGGCGACCCCGAGGTGGACCACGTCGAGTTCCGCGGCGGCGACGAAGCCGACCCCGCCCCGGCGGCCCTCGGCGCGATAGAGGAGGGTCCCGTCGTCGTCGGTCCCTCGAACCCCGTCACCAGCATCGGGCCGATGCTCGCCATCGAGGAACTGCACGACGCACTCGACCGAGCCACCGTGGTCGCGGTCTCGCCGTTCGTGGAGGACGAGGTGTTCTCCGGTCCGGCGGCCGACCTGATGGCGGGCGTCGGCTTCGACCCTTCGACCGCGGGCGTCGCGGAGGCCTACCCCTTCGCCGACGCCTTCGTGCTGGACGACGAGGACGACACCGACCTCGACCGCCCGGTCGTCAGGACCGACACCGAGATGAACGACGCGGCGGACGCCGAGCGCGTGGCCCGCGCGGTCGCCGACGCGCTGGAGGTGCTTTGATGTTCGAACCCCGCCTCGCGCTCGCCAGCCTCAGCGGCCAGTCCGACGCCGAGTGGGCGAGGAGTGCCGACGAGTTCGCTGGCGCGGCCCTCCTCGGCGGCATCGCGCTCGACGGCCCGACCCGCGAGGCCGCCCGCGAACTGGTCGCCCGCGACCGCGAGGAGTTCCTGCCCGACGACCCCGTCCGGTTCGTGGACCGGCAACTCGCCGCGCTCGAAGACGCGGACCTCCGGGCTGGCTTCAACGTCCGGACGACGACGCTCGGACCGCTCCGGGAGGTGGCCGAAATCTGCGCCGAGCGCGGGGCGCTCCTCGAACTCAACGCCCACTGCCGACAGGACGAGATGTGCGCCGCGGGCGCTGGCGAGAGTCTGCTCCGCGATTCCGACCGACTCCGCGAGCAGGTCGCAACTGCGGCCGACGCCGGAGCCACAGTCAGCGTCAAGGTTCGCGCGGAGGTGCCGGGCGTGGACCTCGCCGAACTCACCCGCGTCGTCGCCGAGGAGGGCGGCGACGCCATCCACGTGGACGCGATGGACTCCGAAGGCGTCGTCGCGGAAGTCGCGGAGGCGGCGCAGTCGGCGGAATCGACCGCGGGTACCGACCTCTTCGTCATCGCGAACAACGGCGTCCGGGACGACGAGACCGTCCGTGAGTATCTGGCCTACGGCGCGGACGCGGTGAGCGTCGGCCGACCGAGTGACGACCCCGCGGTCCTCCGGCGTGTGAAGGGTGCTGTGAGCAAGTGGTTCGCCGAAAGACCGGAGGTGAGGGCATGACGCCCGCCGAGAACGCCCAACTCGCGCTCCTGCTCGAAGTCGCGGGCACGCCCAAGCCCGGCAATGTGGACCGCCAGCGGGACTTCTCGGACCTCCGATTCGAACACTTCCTCGCTGGCGCGGTCGGCGCGGGACCGGGACTGCGTGCCGCCCAAGCGGGCGTTCCGGTCGGCGAAGCCTTCGAGGAGGCCGTCTCGGGGATGAGCCAGCAGGAAGGCGGCAACACCCAGTTCGGCGCGCTCCTTCTGCTCGTGCCCCTCGTCCGGGCCGCCGCGGACGGCGACCTCACGCCCGAGGGCGCGACGCGCGTGGTCGAGGACACGACCGTCGAGGACGCCGCGAACTTCTACCGGGCCTTCGAACACGCCGACGTGTTCGTGGACGACCCGCCCGAAGACGCCGAGGAGTTGGACGTGCGCCGCGGGAGCGACGCGATTCCGGCCGTCGAGGAGCGCGGCGTCACGCTCTACGAGGTGCTGGCGCTCGGCGACGACGAGGACGACGTGGCCGCCGAGTGGACCGGCGGCTTCGAGCGCACCTTCTGGGCGGCCGACCGCCTCGCGGAGCTATCGGGGTCGGCCCCCGCGTCCGCAATCGGCGCGCGGGTGTATCTGGAACTCCTCGGGCGGGAACCCGACACGCTGGTCGCCAAACAGCACGGCGCGAAGACCGCCGAGAGCGTCCGCGTCCGCGCACAGGAAGCTCTCGAAGGTGGCTCGGAGGTAATCGAAGCCTTCGCCGACTCGCTGGTCGAGGACGGCGTGAATCCGGGGACGACCGCCGACCTGACCGCCGCGGGCCTGTTCGTCGCCTTGGCCCGCGGGGAGGTGTCGGTGTGAGCGACGGCGGCGAGTCCGGCGCGGCCGACGGGTCCGGCGACGCGAGCGCCGAGGACTGGCCCGTCAAGTTCCGCGGGATAACCGAATCGCTGGTGACGACGCTCGGCCCGAACGACCTGTGGAACGTCGCGGCGCTCGGCCTGCATCCGCCCGCCGAGAGCGAGGCTGTGGGAAACGACGCGGGCGAGAACGACGGGAAGCGCGACGACGGCGGGGACCCGCGAGTCACCGCCCGAACGTGGGGCAACACTCGAACCCGGCGCAACTTCCACCGGCAGGGCGGGGGCTACGTCCAGTTCGTCCGCGACCCGGTGGACTTCGTGGACGCGACGCTCTCCATCTTCGAGGTCGAGGAGCCGGTTCTGGACTCCGCCGACGCGTGGGTCGAGGTCGAAGCCGAGCGGATAGACTCCGGCGCGGAGGGCGACACCGAGTGGGAAGAGTGGACGCTGACGCCGGTCGAGTCTGGCGTCGAGTGCGAGGCGGTGCCGACGATAAACCGGGGTCTCGGGGCGGTCGTGGAGGCGACCGTCGCGGCCTCGCGGCTCGGCGTGGACGCCTACGACGATGCCGAACTGAGAGAACGATTGTCGTACTTCGAAGCAGTCGGGCGAAACTGCGGCGACGACCGCGTTTGCACCGCGTTCGACCGCCTCCGCGACCACCTCGGCGAGTAGACTCAGATGCCGTCCTTTCGGTCGATAGTGACCGTCCAGTCGGGAATCTCGTCCGGCTCGTATTCGAGGTCCCAGACGCCCTCTATCTCCTCGCCGTCGCCGAAGGCTCTGAGGACGAGGTCTTCGAGTTCGTTCTCGAACGTCCGACCCGAGTCGTCTGCTTCGACCGGTTCTCCGTCCGTATCTCGGTCTGCTCCCCGCACTGTACCGCTTGAGACTGTATATTCCATCGTAATTATCTTTACGAACTGATGGAGTGCGCTCGGTGACAGTTACACGGCGGTTCGGGTCGCTCGCCGTCGGTCGGTCAGGGTTCGTCCACCTCCGCTTCCAGAACCACGTCCGCGGCGGTCCGGTTCGCCGGGCCGGGGGCTTCCTCGCGGGCGAACGCCGCGATGCGCCGGTGGGCGTCGGCCGCGCTCGCCTCGCCGGTCTCCAACTTCGGCAGGAGGTCGGCGTAGAGGTCGAGTTCCGCGTCGAGCGCCCCGATGAGCGCCGACCGCGCGGCACCGTAGGACTCCTCGCGGTTCAGGTAGACCGACAGCTTCGTGCTGTACTCCCGGAGTCTGTCTTTCGTCTGGTCGGCCACCGCGGGGTGGTCGAGCAAGTCCACGGCCGGAATCTCCTCGGGGTCCTCGTCCTCGAAGCCGTCGGCGCTCTCGACCTTCTCGACGCCCTTGCCCTCGCCCTCGCCGTCGTTCCCACCTCTCGCGCTCCGAATCTCGTCGCGGGCGAGTCGCTTGGCGGCGTCGTACTGGGACGCCAGTTCGGTCTGGGTGTCGCGGCTCTCCTCGGTCCACGACTCCAAGAGGTCCAGCGCCTCGCCGATGGCGTCGATTCGCTCGGTGAGTCGGCGACGCAACGCCGCGGGGTCGGAGACGGTCTGGACCGCTTCGACGAAGGTCGGCATGGTTTCGACTACGCGTCCGCAGGTCCTTGGTCTGTCGGGTCTCGAAGCCGAGGAGAGGGAATCGCCCACGGACCCCGAGACGCCGATGTCCCGAACCCCCGAGAGGGCCGCCCGGACGACCGGAGACCGCAACGCACTTACTTTCCGGACGTAGAAATCACACTATGGCAATCAAACCCGACTACGTCAAGAAGACGGGGCGCATCCTGCTGGAGCGATACCCCGACGCCTTCACGACCGACTTCGAGCAGAACAAAGAGAGCGTCCAGAAGCTCACCAGCATCGAGTCGAAGGGCGTCCGCAACCGCATCGCTGGCTACGTCACCCGCAAGAAGTAACGACGCCGAGTTCCGGAGTTCCTGCTTACTTCCAACCGACTCCCGGTAGCGACGCGACCGGTCCGGCGTCGAACCCGCGCCGTCGGGCAAGAAGCTGGCCTTCCCAAATCGTTTTATCACCCTACCGCCCTACCAACGAGTACCATGACTGTACGAGTCGGTGTCCTCGGTGCGACCGGGGCGGTCGGTCAGCGATGTATCCAACTGCTCGACGGCCACTCCGAATTCGAACTGGCGGCGGTAACTGCGAGCGAAGCGAGCGCGGGCAAGTCCTACGACGAGGCCGCGAAGTGGCGCGTCGATTCCCCGATTCCCGACGCGGCGGCCGACCTGACCGTCAGCGCGACCGACCCCGAGGAGGTCCCCGACGACGTTGACCTCCTCTTTTCGTCGCTCCCCTCCGGCGTCGCCGCGGAAGTCGAATCCGACTTCGCCGAAGCCGGATACGTCCTCTCGTCGAACTCGTCGAACGACCGACTCGCCGACGACGTGCCGCTGGTCATCCCCGAAATCAACCCCGGCCATCTCGACCTGCTCGAAGTCCAGCGCGACGAGCGCGGGTGGGACGGCGCAGTCGTCAAGAACCCCAACTGCTCGACCATCACGATGGTTCCCACGCTCGCGGCGCTCGACCAGTTCGGACTGGAGCGCGTCCACGTCTCGACGCTTCAGGCCGTCTCGGGCGCGGGCTACTCCGGGGTCTCCTCGATGGAGATCATCGACAACGTGATTCCCCACATCGGCGGCGAGGAGAACAAGATGGAGACCGAGTCCAAGAAGCTCCTCGGGAGTTTCGACGGCGCGGAACTCTCGGTTCACGACGCCGAGGTGTCGGCGTCCTGCAACCGCGTGCCGACCATCGACGGCCACCTCGAAAACGTCTGGGCCGAGACCGCCGAGGACGTGACCGAGGCGGACGTAGAAGAAGCCTTCCGCGGCGTCGAGAGCCTCGACCTGCCGAGTTCCCCCGACCAACTCATCGAGGTCTTCGAGGACCCGAGTCGCCCGCAACCGCGACTCGACCGGACGCTGGGCGGCGGGATGGCCATCGCCGCTGGCGGCGTCCAGACGA is a window encoding:
- a CDS encoding alpha/beta hydrolase; translation: MTANRNPHAGEADPHEGQPVATAGAAADGAPTAEADSAVVFVHGRGATAEGMLEMATEFDTEGVAYLAPQARGRTWYPHSFLEAIEQNEPSLSSALDFLARVRQRVLDAGIPADRLCFVGFSQGACLSSEFVARNPERYGGLAVLSGGLIGPDGTPRDYDGDLEETPVFLGCGDRDPHIPVERVHETRDVLAELGGDVTERIYEGMSHGINQEEMAYVRNLVEDATSDE
- a CDS encoding aldehyde dehydrogenase family protein — its product is MASERQSPTDAESAATPETDAGDGTPRDLDELGFAPSEGWNAVYVDGEWRAQGDRSGLDVVDPTRRAAVGTVPAGTDEDVDAAYAAAESAQEAWADRTPEERASVVADARELVAAYHDEFAHLFAVECGGARLKAEIELDLTKATMAVAEDVADAADPTDTDEYDSNVEGKRNLVFREPAGVVGVISPWNFPLYLSMRAVAPALALGNAVVLKPSTHTAIVGGLALASLFEEAGLPDGVLNVVTGEGSAIGETVAGHPAASVVSFTGSTEVGRKVGATAAEELSLPALELGGNNAHVVTADADLDRAVDGGVFGSFTHQGQECISINRHLVHESLYDEYVERLAERAANLPVGDPREEGVLVGPVQNESQFETITDLVERSVERGAKVEAGGEFDDWFVEPTVLSGVTNDMPIAAEEHFGPVAPVIPFADDDEAIELANDTEYGLSGSVHCENTDRAIDIARRLDTGMVHVNDQPLNDEPHVAFGGVNASGVGRYNGEWIVDELTETRWISVQEETREYPY
- a CDS encoding HD domain-containing protein; translation: MKTIKDSVHDHIEVEGVARALFDTPAVQRLRHIKQLGPAHLVYPSANHTRFEHSLGVYHLACEGLDHLGIQGRQAERVRAAAILHDVGHAPYSHTIEEVIHRHTGKYHDDVHDLLANNEVGDVLRDHGHNPDTVADLIAGEGKLGQLVSGELDVDRMDYLVRDAHHTGVPYGTIDHSRLVRELTLIDGELVLAEGNVPTAESLLLARALMNPTVYNHHVTRICRGMLQRASERLIAETEISADELRRMDDHDFFAALRRSDPTEEFARRLGARDLYKRAVWAEMADVPDAVIDADHDDIERFEADIAADAGVEPESVIIDVLGRPSMTESSTRVIVNGEIRRLGQQSALVSALRQVQREQWRLGVYAPEEDTDAVGHAAESVLGLETDGALVSEVRSPGQRTTLDEFGAQGGE
- the cofD gene encoding 2-phospho-L-lactate transferase, translating into MTTFLSGGTGTPKLLAGAESVFDPAETTVVANTGDDVELGGLLVCPDVDTVLFEQGDLLDLETWWGIADDTTETHAELHDIAEAADLAKGPRYLSDEAQTAGRHLANWRRFSGVAEFMELGDRDRAVHVTRTSLLDEGYSLTEVTRLLADAFDAPVDVVPMSDDPVASIVHTPEESDEYADEMHFQEFWVAHRGDPEVDHVEFRGGDEADPAPAALGAIEEGPVVVGPSNPVTSIGPMLAIEELHDALDRATVVAVSPFVEDEVFSGPAADLMAGVGFDPSTAGVAEAYPFADAFVLDDEDDTDLDRPVVRTDTEMNDAADAERVARAVADALEVL
- a CDS encoding tRNA-dihydrouridine synthase, producing MFEPRLALASLSGQSDAEWARSADEFAGAALLGGIALDGPTREAARELVARDREEFLPDDPVRFVDRQLAALEDADLRAGFNVRTTTLGPLREVAEICAERGALLELNAHCRQDEMCAAGAGESLLRDSDRLREQVATAADAGATVSVKVRAEVPGVDLAELTRVVAEEGGDAIHVDAMDSEGVVAEVAEAAQSAESTAGTDLFVIANNGVRDDETVREYLAYGADAVSVGRPSDDPAVLRRVKGAVSKWFAERPEVRA
- a CDS encoding triphosphoribosyl-dephospho-CoA synthase: MTPAENAQLALLLEVAGTPKPGNVDRQRDFSDLRFEHFLAGAVGAGPGLRAAQAGVPVGEAFEEAVSGMSQQEGGNTQFGALLLLVPLVRAAADGDLTPEGATRVVEDTTVEDAANFYRAFEHADVFVDDPPEDAEELDVRRGSDAIPAVEERGVTLYEVLALGDDEDDVAAEWTGGFERTFWAADRLAELSGSAPASAIGARVYLELLGREPDTLVAKQHGAKTAESVRVRAQEALEGGSEVIEAFADSLVEDGVNPGTTADLTAAGLFVALARGEVSV
- a CDS encoding DUF447 domain-containing protein, whose amino-acid sequence is MSDGGESGAADGSGDASAEDWPVKFRGITESLVTTLGPNDLWNVAALGLHPPAESEAVGNDAGENDGKRDDGGDPRVTARTWGNTRTRRNFHRQGGGYVQFVRDPVDFVDATLSIFEVEEPVLDSADAWVEVEAERIDSGAEGDTEWEEWTLTPVESGVECEAVPTINRGLGAVVEATVAASRLGVDAYDDAELRERLSYFEAVGRNCGDDRVCTAFDRLRDHLGE
- a CDS encoding 30S ribosomal protein S17e, translated to MAIKPDYVKKTGRILLERYPDAFTTDFEQNKESVQKLTSIESKGVRNRIAGYVTRKK
- the asd gene encoding aspartate-semialdehyde dehydrogenase, whose protein sequence is MTVRVGVLGATGAVGQRCIQLLDGHSEFELAAVTASEASAGKSYDEAAKWRVDSPIPDAAADLTVSATDPEEVPDDVDLLFSSLPSGVAAEVESDFAEAGYVLSSNSSNDRLADDVPLVIPEINPGHLDLLEVQRDERGWDGAVVKNPNCSTITMVPTLAALDQFGLERVHVSTLQAVSGAGYSGVSSMEIIDNVIPHIGGEENKMETESKKLLGSFDGAELSVHDAEVSASCNRVPTIDGHLENVWAETAEDVTEADVEEAFRGVESLDLPSSPDQLIEVFEDPSRPQPRLDRTLGGGMAIAAGGVQTTPAGVQYNCLAHNTIRGAAGAAILNGELLARDGWL